CAACGCCACGCCCTCCCTGCCTGGTGTCACAAGGCTGCCTACAGCGCGGACTGATGGCCCCTCTTGCAGCTGTGTCCCACTAGGAGTCGTCGGGGCTTCCCCAGGTGCTGGCCTCCCGGCCACGGACCAGTTCTCTGGGCACTGGACACCTGGCCACGCACTGATACCCgccaggccaaagggggcctggAAGATCTGACCCGGGGCGTATTTGACACTCAGGAGGCACTCAGGTTTAGCCAGAGCTTTGTGGCAAGCTGAGGGGGCAACCAGAACCGGAgggaaggggccgggcggggccggAAAGTACTGGACAATGTTGGGGGCCGAGCCGTGGGCTGGATCCGCAACTATTGGCAGTATGGTGAGCTTGGAGCCGCCACCGGCTGGTGCCTTCTCAGGGAAGCTCAAGAAATCCGATGTGACCGGGACGTGACCAGCTGGCGTGGCTGGGAGGTGGCAAGCGGCACCTGGTGCAACGTGGCCAGCAGGGGTGGCTGGAAGGTGGCCAGCGGCTCCCGGCGGAACGTGGCcagcaggggtggctgggaggTGGCCAGCGGCTCCCGGCGGAACGTGGCCAGCAGGGGTGGCTGGAAGGTGGCCAGCGGCTCCCGGCGGAACGTGGCCAGCAGGGGTGGCTGGAAGGTGGCCAGCGGCTCCCGGCGGAAGGTGGCcagcaggggtggctgggaggtggccagcagctcccagtggaaCATGGCCAGCAGGCGTGGTTGGAAGGTGGCCGGCAGGTGcagctggaaggtggccggcagCTCCCAGTGGAACCTGACCAGCAGCTCCCGGTGGAACCTGACCAGCAGGCGTGGCTGGGAGGTGGCCAGTAGGTGCAGCTGGGAGGTGGCCAGCAGCTCCTGGTGGAACATGACCAGTGGCTCCTGGTGGAATGTGGCCGGCAGGCGCGGTTGGGACGTGGTCCATGGGCCCGTTGTGAGCCAGTTTCTGATGGTTCCGGTCAATCATCTTGGTCCATCGCTCCAGGAGGCTGCGGTCGTTCTCGCTCAGCACTAGCCCGCGCAGCACGTCCCCGCGCCGCAGCTCCTTCCGCTCCttctccttctgcttcttctCCCGCTCCTTGGCCCGCTCCTGGCGCCGCTTCCGCTTCTCCTCCCGCTCCCGCTGCCGCTCCTGGGCCGTCACCGGCTTCCGCACGTCCGGGGGCTCCGGCATGGAGCACTGGGTGTCTGGGAACAAAGCAGAGAGGAGTCAGCTCACTCCCGAcgcacaacccctgctagcccagccctgccccccccccgcaagctctgccagtgcccctcactcccaacccgcaacCCCCTGCTATCCAAGGCAAGGCAGAGACATGAAGAAACCAGCAAGATTACACTAAACAATGTCTCGCACAACCTCCtcacaaacaaactagggaaatacagcctcGATGgcactactataaggtgggtacaaaactggctggaaaactgttcccagagagtagttatcaatggttcacagtcaggctggaagggtataacgagtggggtcctgcagggatcagttcttggcccagttatgttcaatatcttcatcaattatttagataatagcatagcgagtacacttacaaagtttgcggacgatatcaaactgggagggattgcaagtgctttggaggataggattaaaattcaaaatgatctggacaaactggagaaaaggtctgaagtcagaaggatgaaattcaaaaaggacaaatgccAAGGACTCCACttcggaaggaacaatcagttgcacacacacagaatgggcaatgactgcctaggaaggaggactgcggacagggatctgggggtcagagcagatcacaagctaaatatgagtcaacagtgtaacactgtagccaaaaaaagcgaacatccttcTGGGCTGTATCAGCAGCAGTGTTGtcagcaagacacgagaagtaattcttccgctctactccaagCGGAAATGGaatcagctggagtactgtgtgcagttctgggagccacatttcaggaaggacatggacaaattggagagagtccagagaagagcaacaaaaatgattcaaggtctggaaaacatgagcTGTGAgggaaaaactgggtttgttgagtctacagaagagaagactgagaggggacatgagaacagttttcaaggtTCTTACAAAGATGAAAAatttttcttcttaacctctgaggataggacaagacgcAATGGACTTAATTGcggcaagggaggtttaggttggacatcaggaaaaatttcctacctgtcagggtggttacgCCCTGGAAGAAAtggcccagggaggttgtggaatctccatcattgggaatTTTAAAGATCAGgtgggacaaacacctgtcagggatggtctagataatactcagtcctgccacgagtgcaggggactggactaggtgacctctcgaggtcacTTCCGGTCCTACTCATCTCCGATTCTATGAAaatcagaaatagaacccaggtggcctggctcccagccccctccccgctctaaccactagaccccactcccctcccagagaggaggagagaacccaggattcctggctcccagccctccccgctctaaccactagaccccactcccctcccagagaggaggagagaacccaggagtcctggctcccagccctccccgctctaaccactagaccgcactcccctcccagagaggaggagagaaccCAGACGTCCCACCCTTTCACCTTTGCTCTTATTGCGCAGAGCCGACTTCAGCAGGGCAGCCTTGAGCGCTGCCTTGGTGTCGTCCGAGATGGCTCCCTCCCTCTTCGGCGGTGCTGCCTCCGGCTCAGCCTTTACCTCGGCCGGCCCCTcaggctgggggggagccccGGGCGAGGTCAGGTCAATAGTCTCCGGAGGGTACGGGACTTCCCCGGGGGCTGGTGACTCCATGGCGTAGTCTCCCCCGGTGGATCCAGCGCTGGGCATGTCCACGTCCTGGCAGCGCAAGGGGGCGGCGGTGGCAACGGGGGGGGCAGTGGCGGCAGCGGCAGGCCGGAGGGCGGGCTTGAAACTTATCTGCCGGCGGATCCCTTCGCGGCGCGCGTGGAAGTCGCGGATCTCAGCCACGATGGCCTCCTTGATACGCTCCTTGGTGAGGACCTGCTTGTCGAAGTCAAAATCGAAGGCGGGCACGCAGTCGGGCTCGTCGTCCGGGTCGTGGTACTTGGCCACGAAGGGATGCTTGAGGGCCTCGGCCACGGTGATCCGCTCCCGGGGATCGAAGTGCAGCATCTTGGCCAGCAGCGCCAAGGCCGAGCGGTCGGCCTGCTGGTATAGGCTCTCCCAGGGCACCGGCTGGCGGGAGGGCAGGCTCTGGATGTAGGCACGCACCCGGTCAGCCCCGATGGCGTGGATCACCTTGGCGGACGGTGTGCCCAGAACCGTCATGATCAGCTGCAGCTGGTGGATGTAATTCTTCCCGGGGAAGAGCTGCTTGCGGCCCAGCATCTCGGCGAAGATGCAGCCAACAGACCACATGTCGATGGCCTGTGTGTATTCGTGGAGGGAGAGCATGAGTTCCGGGGCCCGGTACCACCGCGTGGCCACGTATTCCGTCATGAAGTATTTGTACTCGTCCGGCTTGGTGCACAGGCCCCGGGCCATGCCGAAATCGCCGATCTTCAGCTCGCAGTTCTCGTTGATGAGCAGGTTGCTGGGCTTGAGGTCGCGGTGGATGACGTTGGCCGAGTGGATGTATTTGAGGCCCCGGAGCAGCTGGTAGAGGAAGTATCGGACGTGTTCCAGCGTGAGGGGCTGGGATGAGTGGATGATCTGGTGAAGGTCGCTCTCCATCAGGTCTAGCACCACGTACCTGCCGGAGCATGGGGAGGTCAGcagggagaggacccaggagtcctgactcccagcccccacccctgctaaCTCACTAAACTCCCCTCCCCATAGAACCCAGAGGTCCGGGCTCCGAGGCCTCCcttctctaacccactagaccccagttccttcccagagccagggagagaatccaggagtctaCCTCCcaacccccaactcccctcccagagctggggggtatagaatcatagaatatcagggttggaagggacctcaggaggtcatctagtccatccccctgctcaaagcaggaccagtccccaatttttgccccagatccctaaatggttccctcaaggattgaattcacaaccctgggtttagctggccaatgctcaaaccactgcgctctctctcccccaggttGGTGTCCTGACTACCAACCCCACGTAGCTCTACCCACTAGAACCCACTCTCTTCCCatagctggggatagaacccaggagtcacagaatcataggactggatgggacctcgggaggtcatctagtccagtcccctgcactcatggcagcactgagtattatctagaccatccctgacaggtgtttgtccaacctgttcttaaaaatccccaatgatggagattccacaacctccctaggcaatttattccagagcttaaccaccctgacagctaggaagtttttcctcacgTCCAACCTAAACAACCCaagcttcaatttaagcccattgtgtCTTGTCCTAGTCtcaaaggttaaggagaacactttttcttcctcctccttgtaacctttTACATACTGGAAAAccgttctcatgtcccctctcagtcttctcttcttcagactaaacaaacccagttctttcaatcttccctcacagctcatggtttctagaccttgaatcatttctgttgctcttctctggactttctccaatttgtccacatctttcctgaaatgtggcacccagaaccagacccaatactccagctgagcctaatcagtgctgagcagaagaattacttctcctgtcttgcttacaacactcctgctaatacagcccagaatgatgttcgcttttttttttttttttggcagcagcgttacactgttgactcatatttagcttgtgatccactctgacccccagatccctttccacagtcctccttcctaggcagtcatttcccattctgtatgcgtgaaactgattgttccttcctaagtggcgtacattgaatttcatcctatttacttcagaccatttctccactttgtccagatcattttgaattttaatcctatcctccaaagcacttgcaaaccctcccaggttggtatcatctgcaaactttatacgtgtactctctatgccatgaTCTAAATCAttgaggaagatattgaacagaaccagtcccagaaccgatccctgtgggaccccacccATTATTcccttccaacatgactgtgaaccactgataactactctctgggaaccgttttccagccagttttgcacccaccttacagtagctccatctaggttgcatttccctagtttgtttatgagaagatcatgggagacaatatcaaaagctttactaaagtcaagatatatcatgtctgctgctttcccccccatccacaaggcttgttaccctgtcaaagaaagctatcaggttggtttgacattatTTGTTCCCGACAAATCCTTGTTCACTGTTACctgtcaccttattatcttcaagatgtttgcaaattgattgcttaattatttgtaccattatctttccaggtacacaagttaagatgactggtttgtaattccctAGTTTTTATAGATAgtcactatatttgcccttttccagtcttctggaaactctcccatcttccatgacttctcaaagataatcgctaatggctcagatatctcctcagtcagctccttgagtattctaggatgcatttcatcaggccctggtgatttgaagacatctaatttgtctaagtaatttttaactttctcttttccgattttagcctctgatcctacctcattttcactggcactcACTACGTAAGACGTCCAATCGTCACCAACCTTcatggtgaaaaccgaaacaaagaagtcattaagcacctctgccatttccacattttctgttattattttttcccccctcgttgagtaacgggcctaccctgtccttggtcttcctcttgcttcgaatgtatttttagaatgttttcttgttatcctttatgtctttagctagtttgatcttgttttgtgccttggcctttctaattttgtctctacatacttgtgttatttgtttatattcctcctttgtaatttgaccgagtttccactttttgtagaactcttttttttttttatgtttagatCACTCAAAGATCTCCTGATTAAGCCGGGGGGGTCTCTTGACAGACTTCCCATCTTTCCGACGCAGcgggatagtttgttcttgtgtccttaATAAAGTCTCCTTGAAAAACTGGCGACtctcttcaattgtttttccccttagacttgcttcccatgggatcttacctaccaactccctgaggtTGCTAacgtctgccttcttgaaatccattgttttattgtgcttttctccctcctaccagTCCTTAGAATCacgaactctatcatttcatgggtttcagagtagcagccgtgttagtctgtattcgcaaaaagaaaaggagtacttgtggcaccttagagactaacaaatttattagagcataagctttcgtgagctacagctcacttcatcggacgcatttggtggaaaagcagcatcgcttaccccataacctcagccatgcagaacacagtgccatccacagcctcagaaacaactctgacatcataatcaaaaaggctgacaaaggaggtgctgtcgtcatcatgaataggtcagagtatgaacaagaggctactaggcagctctccaacaccactttctacaagccattaccctctgatcccactgagagttaccaaaagaaactacagcatttgctcaagaaactccctgaaaaagcacaagaacaaatccgcacagacacacccctggagccaggacctggggtattctatctgctacccaagatccataaacctggaaatcctggacgccccatcatctcaggcattggcaccctgacagcaggattgtctggctatgtagactccctcctcaggcccttcgttaccagcactcccagctatcttcgagacaccaccgatttcctgaggaaactacagtccattggtgatcttcctaaaaacaccatcctagccactatggatgtagaagcctctacaccaacattccacacacagatggactacaagccgtcaggaacagtatccccgatactgtcacggctaacctggtggcagaactttgtgactttgtcctgacccataactatttcacatttggtgacaatgtataccttcaaatcagcggcactgcgatgggtacccgcatggccccacagtatgccaacatttttatggctgacttagaacaacgcttcctcagctctcgttccctaatgcccctactctacttgcgctacattgatgacatcttcatcgtctggacccatggaaaagaagctcttgaggaattccaccaggatttcaacaatttccatcccaccatcaacctcagcctggaccagtccacacaagagatccacttcctggacactacggtgctaataagcgatggtcacataaacaccaccctatatcggaaacctactgaccgctattcctacctacatgcctctagctttcatccagatcataccactcgatccattgtctacagccaagcgctacgatataaccgcatttgctccaacccctcagacagagacaaacacctacaagatctctatcatgcattcctacaactacagtacccacctgctgaagtgaagaaacagattgacagagccagaagagtacccagaagtcacctactacaggacaggcccaacaaagaaaacaacagaacgccactagccatcaccttcagcccccaactaaaacccctccaacgcatcatcaaggatctacaacctatcctgaaggacgagccatcgctctctcagatcttgggagacagaccagtccttgcttacagacagccccccaatctgaagcaaatactcaccagcaaccacacaccacacaacagaaccactaacccaggaacctatccttgcaacaaagcccgttgccaactctgtccacatatctattcaggggataccatcatagggcctaatcacatcagccacactatcagaggctcgttcacctgcgcatctaccaatgtgatatatgccatcatgtgccagcaatgcccctctgccatgtacattggccaaactggacagtctctacgtaaaagaatgaatggacacaaatcagacgtcaagaattataacattcaaaaaccagttggagaacacttcaatctctctggtcactcgatcacagacctaagagtggctatacttaacaaaaaagcttcaaaaacagactccaacgagagactgctgaattggaattaatttgcaaactggatacaattaacttaggcttgaatagagactgggaatggat
This DNA window, taken from Dermochelys coriacea isolate rDerCor1 chromosome 6, rDerCor1.pri.v4, whole genome shotgun sequence, encodes the following:
- the MAPK7 gene encoding mitogen-activated protein kinase 7 isoform X1 — protein: MAEPRKEEEEEAEERGKREPAHRATVAAKNLAILKARSLDVTFEVGDEYEVIETIGTGAYGVVSSARRRSTGQQVAIKKIPNAFDVVMNAKRTLRELKILKHFKHDNIIAIKDILKPAVPYDDFKSVYVVLDLMESDLHQIIHSSQPLTLEHVRYFLYQLLRGLKYIHSANVIHRDLKPSNLLINENCELKIGDFGMARGLCTKPDEYKYFMTEYVATRWYRAPELMLSLHEYTQAIDMWSVGCIFAEMLGRKQLFPGKNYIHQLQLIMTVLGTPSAKVIHAIGADRVRAYIQSLPSRQPVPWESLYQQADRSALALLAKMLHFDPRERITVAEALKHPFVAKYHDPDDEPDCVPAFDFDFDKQVLTKERIKEAIVAEIRDFHARREGIRRQISFKPALRPAAAATAPPVATAAPLRCQDVDMPSAGSTGGDYAMESPAPGEVPYPPETIDLTSPGAPPQPEGPAEVKAEPEAAPPKREGAISDDTKAALKAALLKSALRNKSKDTQCSMPEPPDVRKPVTAQERQREREEKRKRRQERAKEREKKQKEKERKELRRGDVLRGLVLSENDRSLLERWTKMIDRNHQKLAHNGPMDHVPTAPAGHIPPGATGHVPPGAAGHLPAAPTGHLPATPAGQVPPGAAGQVPLGAAGHLPAAPAGHLPTTPAGHVPLGAAGHLPATPAGHLPPGAAGHLPATPAGHVPPGAAGHLPATPAGHVPPGAAGHLPATPAGHVPPGAAGHLPATPAGHVAPGAACHLPATPAGHVPVTSDFLSFPEKAPAGGGSKLTILPIVADPAHGSAPNIVQYFPAPPGPFPPVLVAPSACHKALAKPECLLSVKYAPGQIFQAPFGLAGISAWPGVQCPENWSVAGRPAPGEAPTTPSGTQLQEGPSVRAVGSLVTPGREGVALDPAIFLQEIGKRAPAPAVGGVKGPGHYPIAMAASPETAHPESPDITMVTQQLSKSQVEDLLPPVFSVTPKGSGAGYGVGFDLEEFLNQSFDMVGENRDSQGDSAPLSASLLADWLEVHRMNPADMESLQQELQLGSPMILSDIPDLQDA
- the MAPK7 gene encoding mitogen-activated protein kinase 7 isoform X2; amino-acid sequence: MTTSNPYVVLDLMESDLHQIIHSSQPLTLEHVRYFLYQLLRGLKYIHSANVIHRDLKPSNLLINENCELKIGDFGMARGLCTKPDEYKYFMTEYVATRWYRAPELMLSLHEYTQAIDMWSVGCIFAEMLGRKQLFPGKNYIHQLQLIMTVLGTPSAKVIHAIGADRVRAYIQSLPSRQPVPWESLYQQADRSALALLAKMLHFDPRERITVAEALKHPFVAKYHDPDDEPDCVPAFDFDFDKQVLTKERIKEAIVAEIRDFHARREGIRRQISFKPALRPAAAATAPPVATAAPLRCQDVDMPSAGSTGGDYAMESPAPGEVPYPPETIDLTSPGAPPQPEGPAEVKAEPEAAPPKREGAISDDTKAALKAALLKSALRNKSKDTQCSMPEPPDVRKPVTAQERQREREEKRKRRQERAKEREKKQKEKERKELRRGDVLRGLVLSENDRSLLERWTKMIDRNHQKLAHNGPMDHVPTAPAGHIPPGATGHVPPGAAGHLPAAPTGHLPATPAGQVPPGAAGQVPLGAAGHLPAAPAGHLPTTPAGHVPLGAAGHLPATPAGHLPPGAAGHLPATPAGHVPPGAAGHLPATPAGHVPPGAAGHLPATPAGHVPPGAAGHLPATPAGHVAPGAACHLPATPAGHVPVTSDFLSFPEKAPAGGGSKLTILPIVADPAHGSAPNIVQYFPAPPGPFPPVLVAPSACHKALAKPECLLSVKYAPGQIFQAPFGLAGISAWPGVQCPENWSVAGRPAPGEAPTTPSGTQLQEGPSVRAVGSLVTPGREGVALDPAIFLQEIGKRAPAPAVGGVKGPGHYPIAMAASPETAHPESPDITMVTQQLSKSQVEDLLPPVFSVTPKGSGAGYGVGFDLEEFLNQSFDMVGENRDSQGDSAPLSASLLADWLEVHRMNPADMESLQQELQLGSPMILSDIPDLQDA